A DNA window from Legionella sp. MW5194 contains the following coding sequences:
- the aroK gene encoding shikimate kinase AroK — translation MSIVKVRNIFLIGPMGAGKSTIGRTLAKELKLEFFDSDEVIEERAGADISWIYDMEGEEGLRRREQKVIDELTQKTNIVLATGGGVVMLPENRNALAGRGTVIYLKTSLQQQFERTKRDTKRPLLQTDDLEGRLEMLRDEREPFYEELADVSFETDKLTVKAVANNIIKYIYGEV, via the coding sequence ATGAGCATAGTTAAAGTACGAAATATATTTCTAATCGGACCGATGGGTGCAGGAAAAAGTACCATTGGCCGTACTTTGGCAAAAGAGCTCAAACTTGAGTTCTTTGATTCAGACGAAGTAATAGAAGAACGTGCTGGTGCCGATATTTCCTGGATTTATGATATGGAGGGGGAAGAGGGACTTCGCCGACGCGAACAGAAAGTCATTGATGAATTAACCCAGAAAACCAACATTGTGCTGGCGACCGGGGGAGGGGTGGTCATGCTTCCCGAGAATCGAAATGCGCTGGCTGGGCGTGGTACCGTCATTTATTTAAAAACATCATTGCAACAGCAATTTGAACGCACCAAACGCGATACCAAACGCCCTTTATTACAAACTGACGATTTGGAAGGGCGTCTGGAAATGTTGCGTGATGAACGCGAACCTTTCTATGAAGAGCTCGCGGATGTCAGTTTTGAAACAGACAAACTCACTGTCAAGGCTGTCGCCAATAACATTATAAAATACATCTATGGCGAAGTTTAA
- a CDS encoding AAA family ATPase: MSNKGESSRPSAETPFKPASWLAKIDFINHLVLFNNVLMAVLAEQGGGKSTFIQLLKANLDPGIKFHSMTAAAPFSADDFLAQMVEAFHLREDIQPTLTSVVEQINERKAHVLMIIDDAHHVPDEFLKQVLDSIKTQEGAAFFHLCIVCDYSLIGSLNRLDKDDYKNLIHTITPGSLSESETKTYLLSYLPSPKRLEKTMSSDRLKQFYQLTGGEIARINLEMHNFFSAEALKDTHKPKSLARRLTLTASLVIVGLACNYIWQNQDALKRTLSFSFPEKPLASTQTIKQQPVVSSLLPIERPLVSDILPFNVAVTKQELQPPPLKRLYEISNGDEETNDNLVVMDKVLVIPKSLARNTEPGQRQPAPAARQKETTTPMTTAPVLAKAASSLPGIKEQAKAVATAANDGQFTIQLLAGRSPEDLKRFVHAHGIHDAVKVRKVSRNGRVWYVLTLGEYGQIEQAKAAMNHLPPAVIPFKPWIRSVSGLPVVG, encoded by the coding sequence ATGTCAAACAAGGGTGAAAGCAGCAGGCCGTCAGCTGAGACGCCATTTAAGCCGGCATCCTGGCTTGCCAAAATTGATTTTATTAACCATCTGGTTTTGTTTAATAACGTCCTGATGGCTGTTCTTGCCGAGCAGGGGGGGGGTAAAAGTACCTTTATTCAATTGCTGAAGGCCAATCTGGATCCGGGAATTAAATTTCATAGCATGACTGCTGCCGCGCCATTTTCAGCCGATGATTTTTTAGCGCAGATGGTCGAGGCGTTTCATCTTCGCGAGGATATCCAGCCGACTTTGACCAGTGTGGTGGAACAAATCAATGAAAGGAAAGCGCACGTTTTAATGATCATTGACGATGCGCATCATGTCCCTGATGAATTTCTTAAGCAAGTTCTGGATAGCATTAAGACCCAGGAAGGGGCTGCCTTCTTCCATTTGTGTATCGTTTGCGATTATTCTTTAATTGGCAGTTTAAATCGCCTGGACAAGGATGACTATAAAAACCTGATTCACACCATTACCCCAGGCTCGCTCAGTGAAAGTGAAACCAAAACGTACCTTTTAAGTTATCTGCCCTCACCGAAGCGACTTGAGAAAACCATGTCCTCTGATCGGTTAAAGCAGTTTTATCAGCTCACTGGCGGCGAAATTGCGCGCATTAACCTTGAAATGCATAATTTCTTCAGTGCCGAGGCATTAAAAGACACTCACAAGCCAAAATCCCTAGCCAGACGCCTGACATTAACGGCAAGCCTGGTGATTGTTGGCCTCGCGTGTAATTACATCTGGCAGAACCAGGACGCATTAAAGCGGACCCTGTCATTCTCCTTCCCGGAAAAACCCCTGGCCTCCACGCAGACTATAAAGCAACAGCCGGTGGTCTCAAGCCTGTTACCCATCGAAAGGCCATTGGTCAGCGACATTCTGCCGTTTAATGTCGCCGTCACTAAGCAGGAACTGCAACCGCCGCCTTTAAAGCGTCTCTATGAGATTTCCAATGGCGACGAAGAGACCAATGACAACCTGGTGGTGATGGATAAAGTGCTGGTTATTCCCAAGTCTCTGGCGCGAAACACAGAGCCAGGTCAACGTCAGCCAGCCCCTGCTGCAAGGCAGAAGGAGACAACAACACCCATGACGACTGCGCCAGTGCTGGCTAAAGCCGCGTCGTCATTGCCTGGAATAAAGGAGCAGGCTAAGGCTGTGGCGACGGCAGCGAATGACGGACAATTCACCATCCAGTTACTGGCTGGTCGAAGCCCTGAGGATTTAAAACGCTTTGTGCATGCCCATGGCATCCATGACGCCGTCAAAGTCCGAAAAGTCAGCCGTAACGGCCGCGTATGGTATGTGTTGACCCTGGGAGAGTACGGGCAGATTGAACAGGCAAAAGCGGCAATGAATCATCTACCGCCTGCAGTCATTCCCTTTAAACCCTGGATTCGTTCAGTGTCCGGTTTACCCGTTGTAGGGTAA
- the ribF gene encoding bifunctional riboflavin kinase/FAD synthetase, whose product MRLLRGISFNSFVQGSVVTIGNFDGVHLGHRALLTQLRRQAEQRNLPSVVILFEPQPGEYLHPETAPARLSTLREKLALVKELGIDYVYCLRFNQSLATLAADEFAQTYFFKRLSMRFLLVGGDFRFGYKRQGDIHLLRQMAKTRNCTVETVEDYTVRGVRVSSTRIRQLLAEASLDEASLLLGRTYSLCGRVSRGEGRGRQWGIPTANLSGRRANLPLQGVFCVKVRRQNGQVIEGVANLGRRPTVDGSHVVLEVHLFDFDGNLYGEFLQVFFLHKLRDEKKFSSIDELIAQIQDDIVAAKAAFRQSASRLTY is encoded by the coding sequence ATGAGGCTGTTGCGCGGAATATCATTCAATTCATTCGTACAGGGCTCGGTGGTGACCATCGGGAATTTTGATGGCGTTCATCTGGGGCACCGTGCCTTGCTGACTCAATTGCGTCGGCAGGCGGAACAACGGAATTTACCGAGCGTTGTTATTTTGTTTGAGCCTCAACCCGGCGAATACCTCCATCCCGAGACAGCGCCTGCCCGATTATCCACTTTGCGCGAGAAATTAGCGTTGGTGAAGGAATTGGGCATTGATTATGTTTATTGTTTGCGCTTTAATCAGTCTTTAGCCACCCTGGCGGCTGATGAGTTTGCGCAGACCTATTTTTTTAAACGGCTGAGCATGCGGTTTCTGCTGGTGGGCGGCGATTTCCGTTTTGGTTATAAGCGTCAGGGGGATATTCATCTGCTCAGGCAGATGGCTAAAACCAGGAATTGCACAGTGGAAACCGTTGAGGATTACACGGTCAGGGGTGTACGCGTGAGCTCCACCCGGATTCGCCAGCTATTGGCGGAGGCCAGTCTTGATGAGGCCTCGCTGCTGCTTGGCCGCACTTACAGCCTGTGCGGGCGGGTTAGCCGCGGTGAAGGCAGGGGGCGGCAATGGGGTATCCCGACAGCCAATCTAAGCGGTCGGCGCGCCAATTTGCCTTTGCAAGGGGTGTTTTGTGTGAAGGTAAGGCGGCAGAATGGCCAGGTGATCGAGGGGGTGGCCAACCTCGGAAGACGGCCCACGGTTGACGGCAGCCACGTGGTGTTGGAAGTCCATTTGTTTGATTTTGATGGCAATTTGTACGGTGAGTTTTTGCAGGTTTTTTTCCTGCACAAATTGCGGGATGAAAAAAAATTTTCATCCATTGATGAGTTAATTGCACAGATACAGGACGATATTGTTGCGGCAAAAGCAGCCTTTCGGCAATCCGCATCCAGGTTAACCTATTAG
- the ileS gene encoding isoleucine--tRNA ligase: MAEYKETLNLPDTAFPMKANLAQREPQRLDDWQTGQTYEKIRKARAGAEKFILHDGPPYANGHLHCGHALNKILKDIIVKSKTLSGYDAPFVPGWDCHGLPIELNVEKKAGKAGVKISARDFRQKCREYAASQIAIQREEFKRLGVFGDWEHPYATFDFSYEANIIRALGKIIANGHLQQGFKPVHWCIDCGSALAEAEVDYEDKVSPSIDVAFVARDPAAVLAALSANLAVKPVIVPIWTTTPWTLPANEAVCLNPEIQYELVEADDRYFLVAADLVGTVMARYGFAAFVRHTQLAGKHLLHTALQHPFNERTVPIVLGEHVTTDSGTGCVHTAPAHGPDDYQVGQQYNLPLINPVMANGCYSSDVPLFAGLPVLKANDKVIEVLKERGVLLHCEKLTHSYPHCWRHKTPMIFLATPQWFISMDKNGLREKIKATIDGVNWVPEWGKARIGNMVETRPDWCISRQRAWGTPMPLFVHKATRELHPDTVRLIEAVAQLVEKKGIDAWFELDSETLLGKDAEHYEKITDTLDVWFDSGVSHYAVLKQNETLNYPADVYFEGSDQHRGWFNSSLTTAVAIDGHAPYKTVLTHGYTVDAEGRKLSKSKGNYIALDKLVAQHGADILRLWVASTDYKHEVSISDEIIKRNADAYRRIRNTARFLLANLFDFELNTHGVAVEEMVELDRWAIKRCQQLQDEILAAYENYQFHVIYQKVHNFCAVDLGSFYLDVIKDRQYTTPKNSIARRSCQTAMYHIIQALTRWLAPILSFTAEEIWQEIPSQSDESVFLTTWYQDWPKIDGVDMMFWQQLQLVRDEVNKALEIKRQQGAIGSGLAAEVVLYANPDLFVRLQAVENELRFLLITSSAVLRPFDQAPAEAMRNEELGIAVEVKAISYEKCERCWHRRQDVGRDLTHTQLCLRCVDNISGHDETRLFA; encoded by the coding sequence ATGGCAGAATACAAAGAAACGTTAAATTTACCCGATACGGCTTTTCCCATGAAAGCCAATCTCGCCCAACGCGAACCTCAGCGGCTTGACGATTGGCAGACAGGGCAAACCTATGAAAAAATCAGAAAAGCGCGTGCGGGTGCTGAAAAATTTATTCTGCATGACGGCCCCCCTTACGCTAATGGCCATCTGCATTGCGGCCATGCCTTAAATAAAATCCTGAAAGACATCATTGTGAAATCCAAAACCTTAAGCGGCTATGATGCCCCTTTTGTTCCCGGTTGGGATTGCCATGGTTTGCCCATTGAGTTAAATGTCGAGAAAAAAGCAGGAAAAGCCGGCGTCAAAATCAGCGCACGGGACTTTCGCCAAAAATGCCGCGAGTACGCCGCCAGTCAAATTGCTATTCAGCGCGAAGAGTTTAAACGTCTGGGCGTGTTCGGCGATTGGGAGCACCCCTATGCCACGTTTGACTTCAGTTACGAAGCCAACATTATCCGGGCGCTCGGGAAAATAATTGCCAACGGTCATTTGCAGCAGGGCTTTAAGCCTGTTCACTGGTGCATCGATTGCGGTTCCGCGCTGGCGGAAGCCGAGGTCGACTATGAAGACAAGGTATCGCCTTCCATTGACGTGGCCTTTGTTGCTCGCGATCCCGCGGCTGTTTTAGCTGCTCTTTCTGCGAATCTCGCGGTCAAACCCGTGATTGTTCCCATCTGGACGACTACGCCCTGGACCCTGCCTGCGAATGAAGCCGTGTGCCTCAACCCCGAGATTCAGTACGAACTGGTCGAAGCGGACGACCGTTACTTCCTTGTTGCGGCGGATCTGGTTGGCACGGTGATGGCGCGTTATGGCTTTGCAGCGTTTGTACGTCATACTCAACTCGCCGGCAAACACTTGCTTCACACGGCGTTGCAGCATCCGTTCAATGAACGCACTGTGCCGATTGTCCTGGGTGAGCATGTCACTACCGACTCGGGAACGGGTTGCGTGCATACCGCGCCCGCTCATGGACCGGATGATTACCAGGTCGGCCAGCAGTACAACCTGCCATTGATTAATCCGGTCATGGCGAATGGCTGCTACAGCAGTGACGTGCCGCTTTTTGCCGGTTTGCCTGTTTTGAAAGCCAATGACAAGGTCATTGAGGTTCTAAAGGAACGCGGCGTCCTGCTTCATTGTGAAAAACTGACCCACAGTTATCCCCATTGCTGGCGTCATAAAACCCCCATGATTTTTCTGGCTACCCCGCAATGGTTCATCTCCATGGATAAAAATGGCTTGCGCGAAAAGATAAAAGCCACCATTGATGGTGTCAACTGGGTCCCTGAATGGGGTAAAGCCCGCATTGGCAACATGGTTGAAACCCGTCCGGACTGGTGTATTTCAAGGCAAAGGGCTTGGGGAACACCCATGCCCCTGTTTGTGCATAAAGCCACCCGCGAGTTACACCCCGATACCGTGAGGCTGATTGAAGCGGTTGCGCAACTGGTTGAGAAGAAAGGCATTGATGCCTGGTTTGAATTAGACAGTGAAACGTTATTGGGCAAGGACGCAGAGCACTATGAGAAAATAACCGACACGCTCGATGTCTGGTTTGATTCCGGGGTGTCGCACTATGCCGTATTGAAGCAGAATGAAACCCTCAACTACCCTGCGGATGTGTATTTTGAAGGATCGGATCAGCATCGCGGCTGGTTTAATTCATCCTTAACCACGGCCGTTGCCATCGATGGTCATGCCCCCTATAAGACCGTGCTGACACATGGTTATACTGTGGATGCCGAGGGTCGTAAGCTGTCGAAATCCAAAGGTAATTACATAGCCCTGGATAAACTCGTGGCTCAGCATGGCGCTGATATTCTGCGTTTGTGGGTAGCGTCCACGGATTACAAACACGAAGTCAGTATTTCGGATGAAATCATCAAGCGCAATGCTGATGCCTACCGCCGCATTCGCAACACCGCCCGGTTCTTATTGGCAAATCTGTTTGATTTTGAACTAAACACCCATGGCGTGGCCGTCGAGGAGATGGTGGAACTGGATCGTTGGGCGATAAAACGCTGCCAGCAATTGCAGGACGAGATTTTAGCAGCCTATGAGAATTACCAATTCCATGTCATTTATCAAAAAGTCCACAATTTCTGTGCAGTGGATCTGGGCAGTTTTTACCTGGATGTGATTAAAGACAGGCAATACACTACCCCCAAAAACAGCATTGCCCGGCGCTCCTGTCAAACGGCCATGTACCATATTATTCAAGCCTTGACACGCTGGCTTGCTCCTATCTTATCGTTTACCGCAGAAGAAATCTGGCAGGAAATTCCCAGCCAGTCGGATGAATCGGTATTCCTGACCACCTGGTATCAGGATTGGCCGAAGATAGACGGCGTGGATATGATGTTCTGGCAACAATTGCAACTTGTTCGTGATGAAGTCAATAAAGCCCTGGAAATCAAGCGTCAGCAGGGGGCCATTGGTTCAGGTCTGGCGGCCGAAGTGGTGTTATATGCCAACCCGGACTTGTTCGTTCGTCTGCAAGCCGTTGAGAATGAGTTACGCTTTCTGCTGATCACCTCCAGTGCGGTCTTGCGGCCGTTTGATCAGGCGCCGGCGGAAGCCATGCGCAATGAGGAGCTGGGCATTGCAGTAGAGGTCAAAGCCATCTCCTATGAAAAATGCGAACGCTGCTGGCACAGGCGGCAGGACGTAGGGAGGGATTTAACCCATACTCAACTCTGCTTGCGCTGCGTGGATAACATTTCCGGTCATGATGAAACGAGGTTGTTTGCATGA
- the pnuC gene encoding nicotinamide riboside transporter PnuC — protein MLLDLSGTLASLLCTYYLIRLSRIAWILGLTANLINGWLYWHKGIYADTLLEVFYLVSTAYGWLKWQKTSAANSREIRSLSCIQWLMVGLVFASLYLLIVIGLKRFTSTTVADLDALTTALSLIAQVLMCHKVLESWLLWLVTDSVYAYLYWLKQLPFHVLLMIVYTGMALTGYWIWIRQQRMLWPSDPVETPLPYNG, from the coding sequence ATGTTACTGGATTTATCAGGCACGTTAGCCTCGTTGTTGTGCACCTATTACCTTATTCGTTTAAGCCGCATTGCCTGGATTCTTGGCTTGACAGCGAACCTCATCAACGGCTGGCTCTACTGGCACAAAGGCATTTATGCCGACACCCTGCTGGAAGTGTTTTATTTGGTAAGCACGGCTTACGGTTGGCTGAAATGGCAAAAAACCTCCGCAGCAAACAGCCGGGAGATCCGCTCCCTGTCATGCATTCAATGGCTAATGGTTGGCCTGGTGTTCGCCAGTCTGTATCTTTTGATTGTCATCGGCCTCAAGCGCTTTACATCCACCACCGTTGCTGATCTGGATGCATTGACCACCGCCTTAAGTTTAATCGCCCAGGTGTTGATGTGTCATAAAGTTCTGGAGAGCTGGCTGCTCTGGTTAGTAACGGACTCGGTGTATGCCTACCTTTATTGGCTTAAGCAACTGCCCTTTCATGTGCTGTTAATGATTGTTTACACTGGCATGGCATTAACGGGCTACTGGATTTGGATCAGACAGCAGCGGATGCTTTGGCCATCTGATCCTGTTGAAACCCCATTACCCTACAACGGGTAA
- the aroB gene encoding 3-dehydroquinate synthase, producing the protein MAKFNASGVLQVELPAKTYPIIIGHDVLSQADLLPRYVPSRQVMIISNETIAPLYLDKVRSLFTDRQCDHLILPDGERYKAQASLARIYDELIQKQHHRDTTLIALGGGVIGDMTGFAASTYHRGTHFIQIPTTLLAQVDASIGGKTAINHPAGKNLIGSFYQPDAVIIDLDTLKTLPLREFRAGLAEIIKYALLEGGDFFERVYQALTQGLANNDSPDLAWIIRECCRIKAAIVTEDERETGKRALLNLGHTFAHALETCSQYQRWLHGEAVAIGIYCAAQLSCRLGFLGEEQVILIDELLTLAKLPTRIPGDIPLEELRAIMSQDKKIKNNKLRFILLKGIGDCYIDDEVTETALREVLKCAVEGEVIHVKQG; encoded by the coding sequence ATGGCGAAGTTTAATGCGAGTGGGGTCTTGCAGGTGGAGCTGCCTGCAAAAACCTACCCCATCATCATTGGTCATGATGTGTTGTCCCAGGCAGACTTATTACCCCGGTATGTCCCATCCAGGCAGGTCATGATCATTAGCAACGAGACGATTGCACCGTTATACCTGGATAAGGTGCGTTCTCTGTTTACTGACAGACAATGCGATCATTTAATTTTACCGGATGGCGAGCGCTATAAAGCGCAGGCCAGTCTTGCCCGAATTTATGATGAATTGATTCAAAAACAGCATCACCGCGACACGACACTCATTGCCTTGGGAGGCGGGGTGATTGGCGACATGACTGGGTTTGCTGCATCGACTTATCATCGCGGGACGCATTTTATTCAGATTCCAACCACCCTGCTGGCTCAGGTTGATGCGTCGATTGGCGGTAAAACAGCGATAAATCACCCGGCGGGGAAAAACCTGATTGGCAGCTTTTATCAGCCGGATGCCGTCATTATCGATCTTGATACTTTAAAAACGCTGCCGCTACGTGAATTTCGCGCAGGGCTTGCTGAAATCATCAAGTATGCGTTGCTTGAAGGCGGCGATTTTTTTGAGCGCGTATATCAGGCCTTAACACAGGGTTTAGCCAATAACGACTCGCCTGATTTAGCCTGGATAATCCGCGAATGTTGCCGTATCAAGGCGGCGATTGTCACGGAGGACGAGCGCGAAACCGGCAAACGGGCGCTGCTTAATTTGGGACACACGTTTGCACACGCATTGGAAACCTGCAGCCAATACCAACGCTGGCTGCATGGCGAAGCAGTAGCCATCGGCATTTATTGCGCCGCCCAGCTTTCCTGCCGACTGGGTTTCCTTGGGGAGGAGCAGGTGATTCTGATTGATGAGTTGTTAACGCTTGCGAAATTACCGACACGCATACCGGGGGATATTCCTTTGGAGGAGTTGCGTGCCATAATGTCGCAGGATAAAAAAATTAAAAATAATAAGTTGCGCTTCATCCTGCTTAAAGGCATCGGTGACTGTTACATTGACGATGAGGTAACAGAAACGGCTTTACGAGAGGTTTTGAAGTGTGCTGTCGAAGGAGAAGTTATCCATGTCAAACAAGGGTGA
- a CDS encoding universal stress protein: protein MYKRVLFATDFDEVGIKAAHKAKKIADENGADLLLVHVVEPIPAYAYPGFAGFAEVEVSIREQAEKELAALAKKLSVDDAHCMIEFGSTKNEILRIAKEKKIDLIVTGSHGKHGLALLLGSTANAILHGAECDVLIVRPHVSDK from the coding sequence ATGTATAAAAGGGTTTTATTCGCCACAGATTTCGATGAAGTAGGTATAAAAGCTGCACATAAAGCAAAAAAAATTGCCGATGAGAATGGCGCCGATTTACTCTTGGTGCATGTTGTCGAGCCCATCCCTGCCTACGCTTACCCTGGATTTGCCGGATTTGCCGAAGTGGAAGTCTCCATTCGCGAGCAGGCCGAAAAAGAACTGGCAGCCTTGGCCAAGAAACTGAGCGTCGATGATGCGCATTGCATGATTGAATTTGGTTCCACCAAGAATGAAATTCTCCGCATCGCCAAGGAGAAGAAAATCGATTTAATCGTCACCGGAAGTCATGGAAAGCATGGATTAGCCCTGCTGTTGGGTTCTACGGCCAATGCCATCCTGCATGGCGCTGAATGTGATGTGCTGATCGTCAGACCACATGTTAGCGACAAATAA